TGTGCTACGGTTAGATGAGGAATTTTCCCCATTAGAAATACTATTGCTTCCTTCTGGGGAATTGCTGACAATGTCAGTGATATATCTTCTACCGAGGGAAGGGCTAACAATATCTGTGATGGAGTCATTTCTACCTGAGAGTCTCCTTCTCAAAGGATACCTCATCCATGGAAATTGAGAGTTTAGCCCATAAATTATTTCTGATTCATGATTGATGCCTTCTGCTAAGGGGAAAGAGAAAGATTGAATTCTTGATGCTAGAGAGGGGGAATTTTGCCTGTTGTTAGCAGAGGAATTATTATCTTGAACGTTATCACTTCTTCTTTGATTTGATGGGTTTGTGTTATTCTCTGGGCGAATATTTACTTCTACCCCTGTTAAACTCTCCGTTACAGTTGTTTCTATGGAACTTTTCATGATTTTTTGCCAAATGCTTGATAAAGCATTGGTATTGATATAGAGAGTCGCTCCCTGCACTGGTTTTAGCACCATGGAACTCATTATTATTGTGGTCGTTGCGATCGCACTTTTTAAAATAACTGTTGGTTCTCTCATTATCTAATATGGACTTATGGAGTAAAGAAAATTCAATAAAAAAACAATCTTTTATCTTCATACAAAAGATTAATTTTTTTGTTGTTGGTGTTATGAAATGGGTTTTTATTTACTTACATATATTATTGTAACACTTATGAATATTTGATTAATAACTTTATAAAAACAATACATTTTTTGATAAAAAAAGATTAAATACCTAGGTAAAATCAAGATTGAGACGGATATTTATCTTATTGATTAATATAAAAAATAAGTATTTATATGTAGATATAATTTTATTTATAATTAACCATTGATCCCATCACTAGAACCTCACTGACAATAATTAATGGCTTTGTCAAGGAATGATAATGATCTTAAGAAAACATCAAGGTTCAGGTAAATTCGGGGTTAGTGGTCATAGGATAGTGATATTCAAGCACACAATTTGATTATGAACTCCACAACATCCTCACTATTCCGACAAATCACTATGGATATTCCTCCCCTATCAGGAAAAGAAAAAGAGATAGAAAAGATTGTCAATGATCAAGAAACGGTTTTTTTAAACAAAACCGATATTAACTTAGAAGAAAAAAAAGCTCTGTTTGCCTGTGCTTTACACATGCACCAACCTACAATTCCAGCAGGATATAAAGGGGAATTAATTTGTAATTTGCAACAGATGTTTGAGCATCAAGGGGAAGGGGATAATCATAACGCTTCTGTTTTTGCTTGGTGCTATAGTCGTATGGGGGATTTTATTCCTGAATTGGTGGCAAATGGTTGTAGCCCTCGCATTATGTTGGATTATTCGGGTAATCTTTTATGGGGATTACAACAGATGGGTAGGGAAGATATTTTAAATAATCTTCGTAAAATTACTGTAGATCCCACTTATCAACCTTATGTAGAATGGTTGGGTACGATGTGGTCCCATGGGGTGATTCCTTCTACACCTATTCCCGATATTAAGTTACATATTCAGGCATGGCAACATCATTTTATGGCTATTTTTGGGGAGGATGCTTTAAGACGGGTGAAGGGTTTTTCTCCTCCTGAGATGCACTTACCAAATCATCCTGATACTTTGTATGAATATATTAAGGCTTTAAAGGAGTGTGGTTATCGTTGGTTGTTGGTGCAGGAGCATTCGCTGGAAAGGCTGGATGGACAAGGATTGCACCATGATGATAAGTATATTCCCAATCGTTTGATGGCTAAAAATTCTCGGGGAGAGGTTATCAGTATTACGGCGTTAATCAAAACTCAGGGTTCGGATACTAAGTTGGTGGCACAGATGCAGCCTTACCATGAGGCGAAAACCAAAGATAAGTTATCGGTAAATGGGGTGATGATTCCTCCTTGTGTGACGCAAATTGCGGATGGGGAAAATGGGGGCGTGATGATGAATGAGTTTCCTCGGGATTTTCCTCCTCTATGGTATGACATTAAAAATTCTGATGTGGTGGGGGTAAATGGTACTGAATATCTGGAGTTGTTGGAGGCTTCTGGGGTGTCTGAGGATGATTTTCCCGTATGTCAGGCGGTGGGCCAACATAAGATATGGCAAAGGGTGGGGGATAATATTACTCCTGAAGGGGTACAAGGTGCGATCGCCTTTTTAACGGAAAATGATCATCAATTCCATACCGAAGGCGCTTCGTGGACTAATGATTTAAGTTGGGTAAAGGGTTATGAGAATGTATTACAACCCATGAATCAATTAAGTGCTTTATTTCATCAGAAATATGATGTTTTAATAGAAGAAAGTCCTGAAATTACTAAAAGACAAGATTATCAAGAAGCCCTTTTATACAATCTTCTTTTGCAAACCAGTTGTTTTCGTTACTGGGGACAAGGCACATGGACGGATTACGCTAAACAACTATATCAGCGAGGATTGGAAATTCTCTGATAATTGTCTCTTTTTGCCAGATACGCCATTAGGATTAAATCGATTCGATGGCTTTTCTTTCTTGGGGGGTTAATTCTCTGGTTTGTCCAACATCTAAGTTATTAATGGTAAGCTGAATTTGGGGGGTAAGGGCGATCGCTTTTCGTACTAATCTTAGGGTAGGATGGTTTACTGAGGCTGTCATTCTCCTTACCTGTCGATTTCTGCCCTCGGTAAGGGTTAATTCTATCCAAGAGGTGGGAATGTTCTTACGGTAACGAATAGGGGGATTTCTTGGGGGTAATAGAGGTTCTTTTTCGAGGTGACGGGCGATCGCTCTTTTGGTTTTTTCCCCTTAATAATTACCCCATTTTCTAGCTTTTTTAAAGACTCTAAAGAAGGGATATTTTCTACCTGTACCCAATAGGTACGAGGATGGGCAAAAGAGGGATCGCAAAGACGATGTTTAACCCTCGGATTATCCGTTAATAATAACAATCCCTCACTATCTAAATCTAATCTGCCCACTGAATAAATATGGGGTATATCAATATATTTTTTGAGGGTTTCTCGCTCTGAAGCATGGGGACTATCATCAGTGAATTGACAAAGAACATTATAGGGTTTATAAAATAAAATATAGGTGTATTTTTTCATAAAAACTGTTTAATAACTTCCAAAGTTTCCTTTCCTGTTTTATCCCAACTAAATTGTTTTACCCTTGCTAATCCTGCCTCTATTAAGGGCGATCGTACATTCTCCTTAATAACTTCAACCATCGCACCAGCAATGTCATCCACATCATAAGGATTAACCAACAAAGCACAATCCCCTGCCACTTCAGGCAGAGAAGAAACATTCGAAGTAATCACAGGAGTACCACAAGCCATCGCCTCCAACACAGGAAAACCAAACCCCTCCCAAAAAGTTGGAAACACCAAAGCCTCTGCCTGATTTAACACTCTCACCAAATCTTGTCGATCAAGATAATTTAAAAATTTAACCTGCTCAACAATACCCAAATCATGAGCCAATTGTTTTAATAAAGGAGTATAACGTTCATCCTTACCACCTACTAACCATAACTCATAATCTTTACAATATTTGAAATTAGCAAAAGCAGAAATAATATTCAACAAATTTTTGTGAGGATCATGTCTTCCTAAATATATAAAATACGGTTTTTGACTCATTTTTTTCAAACCATTAATTACCTTAAAAGTCGCAGAATCAAACCCTAAATAAATAGGAGTAATTTTTTTGGCAGATACCCCATAAAAATTGACTATATCATCCGCCGTACTTTGAGAATTACATAGAATATGCTTTGCCTGATTACATACCAAAGGCACATAATAACGAAAATAAGCACTCAAAGCCGACTTTCTTTGCGGAAAACGCAGGGGAATCAAATCATGTACCATCACCACCGCAGAACATTTAGACGTAAATAAAGGTACTTCAGGCACAGGAGAAAATAATAAATTTCCTGCTAACTTTTTGTACATCGAAGGCAAACTGAACTGAGTCCATAATAACCGCAAAAAATGCCCTTTACTACCATAATCAGGACTAAATTGATGGGAAATATGATAATTACTTTGGGAATTATTGATTAAAATTTCATTTGCCAAACTAATATAATTTAAATCCTTTAAATAAGGAAAAATATGATTAATATAATTACTAATCCCCGTTGGTTTTTCAATCAACATTGAAAAATTTAAAATTAATTTAGACCCTTGATTTTTCACAAAACAAAACTCAGTATTTACACATTAACACGGTGGGCATTGCCCACCACTAAATAAAAAATTGTAATATTCCCCAGAATACCCACAAAAACTATCAATTATCCGTTTTCAATTATTTATTGTACTCCCACAGAACGACCACCAGAACCAAACACCAGTAAACTATTTTGTGCAAAAGGTTCCCAACCCACTTCAAAACCATTACTAACCGCCTTTTCCCTAGCAGCACGAAAAGCAGGAAAACTGTCAGGACGAACTATAAAAGCAATATACTGCTGAGTAGAATCCAAATTTTGTAAAACTTGAGCAAATTGCGAATTATCCGCCCTTAACTCTTGATTATCTTCCCCTTCAGCATTAGGATTTTGCTCATATCGCAACGCCCCTCCCTCAGTAAAAGTAACAGTATATTGACCATTATCCACTAAAAAATTACTTAAACGACGACGCACGGCTGAGATACAATTATTATAAATATTAATTTCATTAATATAAGATTGATAGGCACGTTGAGAATTAATGCGAGGTGGTTCGGGAGTATAACAAGTTGGCAAACTAGACTGTAATTGATCGATTTGTGTCTCTATTTCAGGGTCACTAATATAAAATAATTGATTGTTTCTAAGCTCAAAAAAAACACCTTGTTTTGTGGTTTCTGCCCTCAAAGGAGTTTTTATTATTCTTTCTGCTTCTACGGTGAGTAAACTTACAAATAAGCCAATAAACATTAACACACCGACAGTATTTGTTAATATATCAAGGAAAGAATCTAAATTTTGATTAGGATAATTTCTTTTACGAATAAGGCGTTTTCTATTCATAATATATTTGCTCAATTTATTCCTCAAATCTAAGGGTTAAACCTTCATCTATCGGTTCATAACCAATATCAATATTTCGCGCTTCAATCAAATCTCTAACCTCATAAAATGTCTCTAACCCTGTAGGTCTTAAAATCACGATAACATATTCACTATCTCGATTATTTTCTACTTGCCTAATAAGCCTGAGAAGAGGAGAATTACTACTACTTAGTTGATTTCTCGGCACAAATTCCTCACTAGGATGGATGATAATTCCATCTTCTCGACATTCAATATAACGGGGGGTTTTAGAAATGTTTTGCCCCTCCTCTGTTTGCCCAATTACGGTTACTTCAGAACTGCTTTCGATGCTTTCTGTACTAATGACAATAATCAATAAAATTAGTGTGCCAATGGTACAGGCTAAGACAGATAGGAAAGGAAATAACTCCATTTCTATTTTATTAGAGCGAAATCTTCTACGCATAATAAATGCTTAAAATATTTATTGATCAATTTGTTCTACTAAACGGACAACTCTTGGTTTACTCAAATCTTTTATAACTGGTTGTAAAAGGGTAATTTGTTCTTGAATGAGACTCAGGGAGTTTTCCATTTTTCCTGCACTTTCGAGCGCCCTTACAATGCCATTAAAGCTATTTTCTAATTTTGATAATTCGGCTATTTGTTCACTAGATTTTTGAAGAGAATCAATTTTTTTATCTAATAGAGAAACTATATTTTCTAATTGATTCTTAAAAGTGCCAATTTGCTGCTCTAGTTCTGTTTTACTAATATTATTTTGTTCTTTTATTTGCGTAATTATGGTTTTAATGTCATCTACTAATGTAGCATTAAAATTTTGTTGCTCTTGATAGGATTGGATAATTTTTTCCCTATCGGTGAGAATAATTTGATTAACCTCTTTGATTCCCTCCACCAATTCCGACTCTTGGCTTTGAATTTGGTTAAACTGATGGAGAAATTCCTTCAGTAAATTTTGGGCGGCTTCTCTGGCATACATTTCTGCGGGTTGAATCAATTCTTCAGGAGTGGGCAAAGATTCTTTGATAGCTTGATTGATGGTTTTGCTGATGGTGTCTTTATCTAAAGAAGGAGAAGATTTCGATTTTTTGTCTCGAAATCTGGGCAAAAGTTTGTCGTTGATGAATATATCAATTTGCAAAAGTAATTGGGATTCGAGTCTTTCTACCAAGACAAGGGGAATCATTACCACCACACTCAAAAGCAATGCCAAAAGGGTGGTGTCAAAAGCAACAGCTAAACCGCTAGTAACTGTACCGATACCATCTCTAATTTGGTCAACTTCTGAGGCACTATCTAAAAAACCAGAAAATCCGCTTACGGCTTGACTAATACCCAATACTGTACCGATAAAACCTAAAAGAGGTATTGCCCAAACCAAAATACGGGGAAAACTATAAGAAGACTCTGAGGCACTGAGGTAAAAGGATGAGTCGTCAAGGGCTAACTCGCTGGAGGCTTTTCTGCTTCCTGAATGTATGTAAGCACTTAATACCCTCGATAGTCTATTATCTACCAATTTTCCTGATTCAGAAAAATATTCATACATTTGTTTGATTTGAACTGATTTTGGATTATCGAAGGAGATATGGCTAGGTATGTCGATTTTCCTTAAGGATTGTAATTCGGTTCTGATTTTGGTTAATTTATCAAGGCTACTGGTGATGACAAAACAGGAGATAAATACCACTAAATATTGAGTTATTCCTCTATCTATCAGTAATACTCCTAAATAGGTATCTCTAAAGGGTAATAGTAATGTATATATAGCTACGGTTAGCAGGGTGGAAAATAGTAAGACAAGGGGAAGATTAATATCTAATTCTTGACGATTATTGACAATGGATTTGGGCATTGGTGAGCGGATAATAGTTTTTCAAGTTACAGTTTAGCTTATTCAACAATTGATAATGGATAATTGATAATGGATGATTAACTTGACACTCCCACCGACAAATCAAAGATTATGTCGGGGGATTCTTACTTCACAGACACTTAACTAGCTTAGTCAAATTACTTTGGCTAAACCCCGTCAGTACGTCTCCACAAGCATTTTGACTCACGGTATGTCCTACCGCAATTAATCCTCTATTTCTAATGACTTTTGCACTCACCACATCTCTTGGTGCGGTATAACCACAAAACTGGCAACTATGTATTCTCTGAGTCAAATGCTTTTTGCCAGTGTGATTCCCACAGTTACTACATTCTTGAGATGTTCCGTTTTTGTCAACTTTCAGATAAAACTTACTTCGTTTCCAGCACACATATGGCAAAATTTCATTAATAAACTGCCCTATACCCGAGTCTAAAGATTGCTTTCTCACAATCCCTCTACTCCAAGAAACAAAATTTATATCCTCCACAAAAATGTTATCGGTTAAATTACAGAGGTAATTAGCTAACTTAAAATGCCAATCACGGCGAGTGTTAGCTACTTTTTCATGAATTTTTGCTATCTTGTTTTGGAGTTTTAACCAATTATTAGAGCCTTTAATCTTATGTTTCAAGCATCTTTGTAGCAATTTAAGCTTACTTTGTGCTTGTAACAAAAACTTAGGGGCTTTGATTAACTCTCCTCTATCCGTAGCAATAAATGATTCTATCCCTGCATCAATTCCTAAACTTGTTTTTCCCACAGGTGCATCATAGCA
The sequence above is a segment of the Cyanobacterium stanieri PCC 7202 genome. Coding sequences within it:
- a CDS encoding hypothetical protein (KEGG: cyc:PCC7424_4097 hypothetical protein~SPTR: Putative uncharacterized protein), which encodes MNRKRLIRKRNYPNQNLDSFLDILTNTVGVLMFIGLFVSLLTVEAERIIKTPLRAETTKQGVFFELRNNQLFYISDPEIETQIDQLQSSLPTCYTPEPPRINSQRAYQSYINEINIYNNCISAVRRRLSNFLVDNGQYTVTFTEGGALRYEQNPNAEGEDNQELRADNSQFAQVLQNLDSTQQYIAFIVRPDSFPAFRAAREKAVSNGFEVGWEPFAQNSLLVFGSGGRSVGVQ
- a CDS encoding glycosyl transferase group 1 (PFAM: Glycosyl transferases group 1~COGs: COG0438 Glycosyltransferase~InterPro IPR001296~KEGG: cyh:Cyan8802_2365 glycosyl transferase group 1~PFAM: glycosyl transferase group 1~SPTR: Glycosyl transferase group 1;~manually curated), which gives rise to MKNQGSKLILNFSMLIEKPTGISNYINHIFPYLKDLNYISLANEILINNSQSNYHISHQFSPDYGSKGHFLRLLWTQFSLPSMYKKLAGNLLFSPVPEVPLFTSKCSAVVMVHDLIPLRFPQRKSALSAYFRYYVPLVCNQAKHILCNSQSTADDIVNFYGVSAKKITPIYLGFDSATFKVINGLKKMSQKPYFIYLGRHDPHKNLLNIISAFANFKYCKDYELWLVGGKDERYTPLLKQLAHDLGIVEQVKFLNYLDRQDLVRVLNQAEALVFPTFWEGFGFPVLEAMACGTPVITSNVSSLPEVAGDCALLVNPYDVDDIAGAMVEVIKENVRSPLIEAGLARVKQFSWDKTGKETLEVIKQFL
- a CDS encoding MotA/TolQ/ExbB proton channel (InterPro IPR002898~KEGG: cyt:cce_1738 hypothetical protein~PFAM: MotA/TolQ/ExbB proton channel~SPTR: MotA/TolQ/ExbB proton channel); amino-acid sequence: MPKSIVNNRQELDINLPLVLLFSTLLTVAIYTLLLPFRDTYLGVLLIDRGITQYLVVFISCFVITSSLDKLTKIRTELQSLRKIDIPSHISFDNPKSVQIKQMYEYFSESGKLVDNRLSRVLSAYIHSGSRKASSELALDDSSFYLSASESSYSFPRILVWAIPLLGFIGTVLGISQAVSGFSGFLDSASEVDQIRDGIGTVTSGLAVAFDTTLLALLLSVVVMIPLVLVERLESQLLLQIDIFINDKLLPRFRDKKSKSSPSLDKDTISKTINQAIKESLPTPEELIQPAEMYAREAAQNLLKEFLHQFNQIQSQESELVEGIKEVNQIILTDREKIIQSYQEQQNFNATLVDDIKTIITQIKEQNNISKTELEQQIGTFKNQLENIVSLLDKKIDSLQKSSEQIAELSKLENSFNGIVRALESAGKMENSLSLIQEQITLLQPVIKDLSKPRVVRLVEQIDQ
- a CDS encoding hypothetical protein (KEGG: cyt:cce_1739 hypothetical protein~SPTR: Putative uncharacterized protein) is translated as MRRRFRSNKIEMELFPFLSVLACTIGTLILLIIVISTESIESSSEVTVIGQTEEGQNISKTPRYIECREDGIIIHPSEEFVPRNQLSSSNSPLLRLIRQVENNRDSEYVIVILRPTGLETFYEVRDLIEARNIDIGYEPIDEGLTLRFEE
- a CDS encoding hypothetical protein (KEGG: syp:SYNPCC7002_A0922 hypothetical protein~SPTR: Putative uncharacterized protein;~manually curated); the encoded protein is MIMNSTTSSLFRQITMDIPPLSGKEKEIEKIVNDQETVFLNKTDINLEEKKALFACALHMHQPTIPAGYKGELICNLQQMFEHQGEGDNHNASVFAWCYSRMGDFIPELVANGCSPRIMLDYSGNLLWGLQQMGREDILNNLRKITVDPTYQPYVEWLGTMWSHGVIPSTPIPDIKLHIQAWQHHFMAIFGEDALRRVKGFSPPEMHLPNHPDTLYEYIKALKECGYRWLLVQEHSLERLDGQGLHHDDKYIPNRLMAKNSRGEVISITALIKTQGSDTKLVAQMQPYHEAKTKDKLSVNGVMIPPCVTQIADGENGGVMMNEFPRDFPPLWYDIKNSDVVGVNGTEYLELLEASGVSEDDFPVCQAVGQHKIWQRVGDNITPEGVQGAIAFLTENDHQFHTEGASWTNDLSWVKGYENVLQPMNQLSALFHQKYDVLIEESPEITKRQDYQEALLYNLLLQTSCFRYWGQGTWTDYAKQLYQRGLEIL
- a CDS encoding hypothetical protein (KEGG: dmo:Dmoj_GI15579 GI15579 gene product from transcript GI15579-RA~SPTR: GI15579) — its product is MREPTVILKSAIATTTIIMSSMVLKPVQGATLYINTNALSSIWQKIMKSSIETTVTESLTGVEVNIRPENNTNPSNQRRSDNVQDNNSSANNRQNSPSLASRIQSFSFPLAEGINHESEIIYGLNSQFPWMRYPLRRRLSGRNDSITDIVSPSLGRRYITDIVSNSPEGSNSISNGENSSSNRSTGESFSDQQNFPSNNARRQSDSAQQDSLSRDNSHRRRLADMLTQGVSFLQDEESPLINPFSEENDWAESLGDYGLNALELDPENETFLSMASLNDPDFVPIPEANSLMGLLFLGGGLFFGKKIERASD